From Topomyia yanbarensis strain Yona2022 chromosome 1, ASM3024719v1, whole genome shotgun sequence, one genomic window encodes:
- the LOC131696341 gene encoding uncharacterized protein LOC131696341 yields MPPTTSSSAKKSPALRTLQTKLRSYQNVFRDICRSADSLGVETTASQVTVRLEKLEELWEKVNDVILDIETHEDFEAEDDAYAEQQSEFGNRYYQVKSVLLDKIKELEDPAVLNASIRGLDMTQQPTIEHVRLPQIKLQTFDGNIDEWLSFRDLYTSLIHWKADLPDVEKFHYLKGCLSGEAKALIDPLSITRANYQVAWETLTKRYNDSKLLKRRQIQALFMLPTLVKESANELQSLLEGFERVVQTLDQLVQPADDRHISFASRQWNQESLGTTFIHQGAGYGEGLDRILVKTDRSTGSIAN; encoded by the coding sequence ATGCCGCCGACTACATCATCGAGTGCTAAGAAGTCACCGGCGTTGCGGACGCTGCAAACCAAACTGAGGTCATACCAGAATGTGTTCAGGGATATCTGCAGGTCCGCCGATTCTCTTGGGGTGGAAACTACAGCCAGCCAGGTGACGGTTCGACTGGAAAAACTTGAGGAGTTGTGGGAGAAAGTGAACGATGTAATCTTGGACATCGAAACACACGAAGACTTCGAAGCAGAGGATGACGCCTATGCTGAACAACAGTCGGAGTTTGGGAATCGCTACTATCAGGTGAAGTCGGTGCTGTTAGACAAGATCAAAGAGCTAGAAGACCCTGCTGTCCTGAACGCCTCCATCCGAGGACTCGACATGACACAACAGCCCACCATAGAGCATGTGCGACTCCCACAAATCAAATTGCAAACCTTCGATGGCAACATTGATGAGTGGTTGAGCTTCCGCGATTTATACACATCGCTCATCCATTGGAAAGCGGATTTACCGGATGTCGAGAAATTTCATTACCTGAAGGGATGTCTGTCAGGAGAAGCTAAGGCTCTTATTGACCCACTGTCGATTACAAGGGCGAATTACCAGGTCGCATGGGAGACGCTAACCAAACGTTACAACGATAGTAAACTGCTGAAGCGGCGTCAAATTCAAGCGCTGTTTATGTTGCCTACTCTGGTTAAGGAGTCGGCCAACGAATTGCAGTCTTTGTTGGAGGGATTCGAACGGGTTGTTCAGACCCTTGATCAGCTGGTACAACCCGCCGACGATAGACATATTAGCTTCGCGTCTAGACAATGGAACCAGGAGAGCTTGGGAACAACATTCATTCACCAAGGAGCAGGATACGGTGAAGGACTTGACCGAATTCTTGTAAAGACGGATCGGAGTACTGGGAGCATTGCCAACTAG